The Cygnus atratus isolate AKBS03 ecotype Queensland, Australia chromosome 2, CAtr_DNAZoo_HiC_assembly, whole genome shotgun sequence genome window below encodes:
- the SMIM13 gene encoding small integral membrane protein 13 has translation MWQSIGLTLLVIVATLACVLLFMLCGWYVVWQLFLSKFKFLRELIGDTGSQQGDNEPAETEAEQETPPSPQRSRQKSARQRRAPAEETT, from the exons ATGTGGCAGAGCATCGGGCTGACTCTGCTGGTGATCGTGGCCACCCTGGCCTGTGTGCTGCTCTTCATGCTGTGCG GCTGGTATGTGGTCTGGCAATTGTTTTTGTCTAAGTTCAAATTCCTGAGAGAATTGATAGGTGATACGGGGTCCCAGCAGGGGGACAACGagcctgcagagacagaagctGAACAGGAGACTCCACCCTCACCACAGAGAAGTAGACAGAAATCTGCTCGACAGCGAAGGGCACCCGCAGAAGAAACAACTTAA